In Streptomyces venezuelae, the sequence TCGATGGGGTCTATCTCCTCGACCACGTGGCCGAGTTCGAGGTACAGGTCACGCAGGCCCTCCCACTGGCTGACGGCGAGCGCGTTGTCCGTGGCGTGCTGCGGGTTCATCCAGGGGTTGATCGAGTACGTGACGTCGTAGTGCCGGGGCCGGCACATCAGCAGACGTCGGCGGGTGGCGACCCGGGCCGGGTTCTCGGAACGGTAGAGGGCGCCGGCAGGGGTGATGGGCTCGGTGAGCGGCACGAGGGCTCCTTCTCATGGGGTTTCGATGGAAGCCCGGCTGCCCGAGGGATGGGCCGGCCAGCCGGATGCGAGTGACGCGACTGATCACGTGACCCCAGGGAAACGGGGCTCCGCATTGACCGGAAGTAATCGGTCGTACCGGCCAATCAACCCGCCCGCGAGGGCCGCCGCCGAGTTGATTGTCCGTGGCCGATACGCCTTCCGGGCAATCGGGTGCTGCCGTGGGATGTGGTCATCACCCGGGAGGCAACGCAAGGACGCGAACCGTCCTGCCCGACCGTACGAACCAGTCCACCTGTTCCATCTGGAGGTACTTCCATGGCGCATCGCAATGTCGAACTGCTCGCAGTCGGCGCAGGCCCGGCGAACCTGGCGCTGGCGGTCGCCGTCGAGGAGCTCGCACCCGAGCTGGCCGGTGACACCCTGCTGATCGAGCGTGAGCAGGACATCGTGTGGCAGCGCGGCATGCTGCTGCCCGACGCGCTCAGCCAGGTTTCCTTCCTCAAGGACCTGGTCACCATGCGCAATCCGTGCAGCAGGTTTTCCTTCGTCAATTTCCTTCACTCGCAGGAACGTCTCGACGCTTTCGTGAACCTCGCGAGTTTCGTTCCCTACCGCAGTGAGATATCCGAATACCTGCAATGGGTCGCCGACGAACTGGAGTCGGTGAAGGTCGAATACGGCCGCGAATGCAAGGGCGTCGAGGCGGTGACGGGCGACGACGGCGAACTGGCCGGCTGGCTGGTCACCCTTGCCGACGGCGACACCATCGGCTGCCGCTACCTCGTGATCGGTGCGGGCCGTGACGCGCACGTCCCCGCCGTGTTCGACGCCCTGCCGGCCGAGCGCGTCATCCACAGCACCCAGTACACGCAGCGCATCGCCGGGGTACGGGCCGACCTGCCGCACCGCGTCGCGGTGATCGGCGGCGCGCAGAGCGCGGCCGAGCTGTTCGGCGCCGCGCTGCGGGACCTGCCCGAGTGCAGGCCGACGATGATCATGCGCTCGATCGGTCTGAACGGCTACGAGAGCAGCAAGTTCACCAACGAGCTCTACTACACGTCCTTCATCGACGAGTTCTACGGCTCCTCGCCCGAGGCCCGCCAGCAGCTCCTCGGCGAGATGTACCGCTCCAACTACGGCGGTCTCTCCCCCGCCACCCTCGACGGCCTGTACCGGCAGTTCTACCAGGACCGCCGCTCCGGCCAGGAGCGCCTGGGGATGCACGCCATGACGGACGTGACCGGGGCCCGCATGGACGGCGAGGAGGTCGTCCTGACCCTCGTCGACCGCAAGTCGGGGGCCGAGCGGGAGATGCGCACGGACCTGGTGCTCCTGGGCACCGGCTTCGTCCGCGAGATGCCCTGGGCGGTCAAGGCGCTCGCGCGCTCGATCGGTGTCGAAGAGATCAACGTGAGCCGCAGCTACCGGCTCGACCTGGGCCGGCCGGCGACCGCCGCCTGCTACCTGCAGGGCGTCAACGAGGCCACGCACGGCATCGCCGACTCGCTGCTCAGCGTGCTCGCGGGCCGCTCCGCCGAGATCACCCAGGACATCCTGGCGCACCGCCGGGCCCGTACCGCGGAGGTCCCGGCCGCGCGGGAACTCGCCTTCGCCGGCGCGGTCTGACACCCGCGCACCCCTCACGAGCCGTACCCGTCCGACGAGGAGAGACCGAAGCACATGCTCACCAAGCCGCTCGACCGTGAAGGACTGACCCACGAGAACGGCCTCGACGCGCAGCGGCTGCTGCCCTGGCCCGAGCTCAACGCCCCCTTCGAGGGGTCCTGGTGCGTGATCCGGCCCGGCACCGCGTCGACGCCGCACGCCCACCACGAGTACGAGATCTTCATCGCCGTCGCCGGCACCGCCGTCCTGGAGTCGCAGGGCGTCCGCAGGCCCTTCACGACCGGGGACATCGTGCACTTCACCCCGGGCACCGACCACCGGGTGATCAACGAGTCCGGCGAGGACTTCGAGATGTACAGCGTCTGGTGGGACCTCGACATGACGCAGCGGTTCGCAGCCCGCCACGAAGGAGTCCAGGCATGACACGCCGTACGGTCATCATCGCGCCGCCACCGACCCCCAACGGGGACCTGCACACCGGGCACCTGGCGGGTCCCTACCTCGCGGGCGACGTGTACGCACGCTACCTGCGGGCCTCGGACCGGCCGGTGATCTTCACCAGCGGTACCGACGACAGCCAGACCTACGTGGTGGCCAGCGCCGCCCGCGCCGGGCTGACCCCGGAGGAGCTGGCCCTGCGCTCCGCGACGCAGATCCGCGCCACCCTGGAGGCGGCCGGCATCTCCGTCGACGGCTTCGCCCCCTTCGACAAGGGCTACCGCCAGACCGTCATCGACTTCGTCACCGACCTCCACAGCGAGGGGGCCTTCAAGCTCAGGACGGTGCTGCTGCCGTACGTCGAGGCCACCGGCGAGTACCTGATGGAGGGCCTGGTCGCCGGCGACTGCCCGGTGTGCCTCGTGGAGAGCCGCGGCGGGCTCTGCGAGTCCTGCGGACACCCCAACAACTTCGACGAACTGCTGCGTCCGCGCTCCACCACCGACCCGGAGGCCGTGGTCACCCACCGCGAGGCGCAGATCCTCGTGCTGCCGATGGAGGAGTACCGGGACCGGCTCGCCGACTACTACGTCCGGCACCGGGACGTGCTGCGCCCGCACACCGCGCAGCTGGTCCGGGAGGCGCTGGACCGCCCGCTGCCGGACTTCCCGATCACCTACCCCACCGCGTGGGGCATTCCGGCGCCGTTCACCGAGACGCCGGGCCAGGTCCTCAACGCCTGGGCCGAGGGCATGGCCGCCTCGATGTACTGCACCTGGTACGCGGCCGAGCAGCTCGGTGAGCACACCGACCGCTTCGACGAGCACTGGCTGTCCGAGCACGGCATCGACCTCGTCTACTTCCTCGGCTTCGACAACGTCTACTTCTGGGGAATGACGCACCTGGCGCTGCTGATGGCGCACGGCGACCGGTACGTCGAGCCGCACGCCATCGTGTCGAACGAGTTCTACGAACTGGAGAACCAGAAGTTCTCCACAAGCAAAGGGCACGTGGTCTGGGCCGCCGACCTGGTCGCCGAGGTACCGCGCGACCTGGTGCGCTTCTACCTGGCGCTCACCGCGCCGGAGCACTCCCGTACGAACTTCAGCCGGGAGGCGCTCGACAGCCTGTCGGGCTCCCGGCTGGTCGATCCGTGGAACCGCCTCGCGGGCCGGCTGGACGCGCTGCTCGCCGGTGTTCCGGCGGACGCGCTGCTGCCGGTCTCCGGGACCGGTGCCCGGGAGGCGGGCATCGTCGTCGAGCGGTTCCGCTCCCACTACGAGCTGGAGAGCTTCAGCCTCCACCGGGCCGCGGACCTGATCGTCGTACACCTCGACCGGTTGCTGAAGCAGGCGGACCGGGTGGTGGCGGGCGTCCCGAGCGACCTCGGTGACCTGGTCCTCGCCGTCCGGACGCTGACCGCCTGCGCCGCTCCGCTGCTCGTCGACCTCGCGGCCCGTGCCGAGCGGGCCGGCGCCGATCTGAGCCTGCCGGCCGGCGGTTTCCCTGCCGACCCCGTCGCCCCGCTGCGACTTCCCCTCCTGTCGACCACGGCCCTGGCCTTCGCGCCCCTGGCCGAGCCGGCCGACATCCGAGCCTGACCTCCGAGGAGCACTGTGTCCACGATCGCCCCGCCCCGTCCCAACCGGGCAGAACGACTTCTCATCCCCGCGACCTTCATCACCAACCTCGGCAACGGCATCCAGCTCACCGCCGCCTCGTACCTGGTCTTCACCGAGGCCAACACCATGCTCGCGGTCAGCTGGCTGATGATCGCCGTCACCATCCCGCAGGTGGCGCTGTCCCTCTTCTTCGGCAAGCTCGCCGACCGCTTCGACCGCCGCACCCTGGCGATGATCTCCGACCTGGCGAGCGCGGCCGCCGCGATCGGTCTGCCGGTCTGGCTGGCCCTCGGCGGCAACCCCTCGACCGTCAGCTACGTGGCGAGCTTCGTCCTGTCGATCTCCGCGGCCCTCTTCTTCCCGGCCAGCAACGCCCTGATCAAGGAGCGCATCCCGGAGTCGCGGCTCGCCCAGTTCAACGGCAACGCCGAGATCGCCATCCAGGCCGGCACGCTCGCCTCGGCGGCCCTCGGCGGCTGGGTGATCGTCTGGGTCGGCACCACGTCGCTCTTCTACTTCAACGCGATCACGTTCCTGCTCTCCGCCGCCCTGCTGTTCTTCATCGGCCGCCGTCCGGCCGGTCAGGGCACCAGCGCCCCGGAGGCCGCTGCCAAGGCCGCCGCGGCGGTCGCAGCGTCCGGGTCCCGTCCGCCGCTGGCCCGGCTCGCGCTGCTCTACATCATCGGCAACATCGTGATCATCGTCGGCAACAGCATCATGCTGGTCCTGGTCATCGAGGGCTTCAAGTCCAACGCCGGCTACCTCGGCATCGTCGACGCCCTGTTCGGCATCGGTGCGCTGTTCGCGGCCTGGGCCTTCAAGAAGATCAGTTCCAAGGCCACCGTGCTGAAGACGGCCCTCATCGGCTACCTCGCCTTCGCGGTGCTGCTGTCCCTGGAGTCCGTCCACCTCTACGCCATGATGGCCGTCATCCCGTTCGCCGCCATCGCCTTCTGCGTGGCACGCATCTCGGCCCGCACCGCCCTGATGAGCGCGGCGCCCGAGGAGAAGACGGGCTTCGTGTTCGGCGCCACCAACGCCTTCGGCCTCGCCGCCGGCACCACCGCCGTCGTCCTGATCTCGCTGCTGGTCGACTCCACCCACGTGAAGAACGGCTTCTACGCCCTCTCCGCCCTGGTCGTCGTCATCTCCACGCTCACCGTCATCTCGCTGCGGAAGCACGACCGTGAGGTCGCCGCCGCCGCCGAGACCGTGTCCGAGCCGGCCGCCGAGGTCACCGAAGCCGCCGAGCCCGTCCCGGCCAAGGTCTGAGGGGGGAAGCGGAGATGAAGCTGCTCGCCATCGAAGCAAGCCAGAACGCCACCTACTACGTCTCGCGCTACCAGCAGATCGAGGCCCTCGGGGCCGAGGTCCACGTCCTCAACGGCATCGGCACGGAGGACTTCTGGGACGCGGACCGCTACCGGATCGCCGGCTCCAAGCACATCGAGGACATCGTCACCGCCGCCAAGTCCTGGCACGCGGAGGAGGAGTTCGAGGGGGTCCTGACCTTCTCGGAGTCCGGCGTCGTCACCGTGGCGGTCGTCACCGAGGCGCTCGGACTGCCGTCCATCGGGTTCGAAGCCGCCCGGACCAGCCGCAACAAGCTGCTGATGCGCCAGGCCCACGAGCGCGGCGGGGCGGCGCACCCCGGATTCCGGTACGCCCCCGACGTCGAGGCCGCCCTGACGGCCGGCGAGGAGCTCGGCTACCCGCTGATCCTCAAGCCCACCCTCGGCGCCGCCAGCAACTTCGTGTTCAAGGTCGACGACCCCGAGGAGATGCGGGCCCGCTTCGCGGACGCCACCTCGGGCATCGAGACCATGACCTGGGCCCTGATGGAAGCCGACGGACTGGACCTCGGCCCCCACGGGATCATCGTCGAGGGCTACCTCGACGGCCACGAGCACCTGATCGAGGCGCTGGCCTGGGACGACGAGGTGTACCTGGGCTCCATCGTGGACCGGATCACCGTCGAGAGCGGCACCTTCGACGACGACGTCCACCACGCGCCGAGCTCCCTGACCCCCGAGCAGATCGCCGCGGTCCACGAGGTGGTCCGGGACGCGGCCCACGCCCAGGGCCTGCGCCGGTCCGTGCTGCACGCCGAGGTGAGGTTCCACCAGGGCAGGCCCTTCATCCTGGAGATCGCCATCCGCCCCGGCGGCGGCGGACTCGACCACATGGCGCGGATCAGCGCCGGCCACGACCCCATCCGGTGCGTGGCGGACGTGGCCCGCGGCATCCGGCCCGACGTCTCGCACTACGCGCCGACCGGTGTGCACACCGCCGCGATGTGCCTGATCAGCGGGGCGGGGACGGTCGAGTCCATCGAGGTGCCGACCGAGGTCGCCGAGGACCCCGCGCTGTTCTTCCTCAAGATCACGGCCACGGCGGGAACGGTCGTCAAGCGGCCGCCGGCGGGCAACAACATCCTCGGCTTCATCGGGGCCACCGGCACCTCCCTGACGGAGGCGCTGACCACCGCGCACGTCGCGGCCGGCCGCATCCGTACCGAGATGAGGCCCGAGCATGGCTGAGGTCGCGCGGCGTACGGCCACCCGGCGGCACTACCTGATGTGCCGGCCGACCCACTTCGAGGTGACCTACACGATCAACCCGTGGATGGATCCCCGGAAGCCGATGGACGCCGGGCTGGCGCTGGCCCAGTGGGAGCGGGTCCGTGACCTCTACCTCGGGTTCGGACATCAGGTCTCCTTCATCGACCCGGTCCCCGGCCTGCCGGACATGGTGTTCTCCGCCAACGGCGCCACCGTGGTCGACGGCAAGGTCCTGATCGCGAAGTTCCGCCACCAGGAGCGCGCGGCCGAGGCCGACGCCTACCGGGCCTGGTTCGAGGAGCACGGTCACTGCGGCCTGCGCGTCCCGGAGTACGTCAACGAAGGCGAGGGCGACTTCGCCCCCGCCGGCCGGCGGATCCTGGCCGGCGCGGGATTCCGCAGCGACCCCGGCGCGGTCGCGGAGCTCCGCGCGTTCTTCGGTCTGCCCGTGACCGGCCTGACCCTGACCGACCCCCGCTTCTACCACCTCGACACCGCGCTGTTCGTCCTCGACGACGACCTGGTGGCGTACTACCCCGCCGCCTTCTCCGAGGAGAGCCAGGAGGAGCTGCGCCGGCTCTACCCGGACGCGGTCATCGCCACCCGCGAGGACGCCGACGCCTTCGGCCTGAACGCGGTCAGCGACGGACTGAACGTGGTGGTGACGGAGACCGCCACCCACCTGATCGGTGAGCTGCGCGAGCGCGGCTTCGAGGTGCACGGCGTGGACATGTCCGAACTGCTGAAGGCCGGTGGCGCGGTCAAATGCATCACCCAGGAGATACGGCGCCCGTGATCGATTACGACGGCAGAAGTTTCCGCAACACCGGATACCCGGCGGGCGAGGACGCCCCCGTCGGCCACTACCGCCAGGACGGCGACCTGCTCTGGGCCGACTTCGACGGAGGCCCCGTCCGCAGGGGCTCGCTGAACGGGCGCGTGGAGCCCGACGGGAACCTCGAATTCGCCTACACGATGGTCCTCGCGGACGGCGAGGTGGTCGCAGGACGGTGCTGGAGCACCCCCGAGTTCCTGGACGACGGACGGATCCGGCTCAACGAGCGCTGGGAGCGCTACGGAGCCCACGCGGACAGCGGTGAATCCGCACTGGAGGAGGTAAGGACATGACCGCGCCCACCACCCCGCTCCGCGGGGGCAGCGTGACCTGGGCCTGCACCAGCGGCTTCAGCCCGGTCTTCATCTTCCCCTTCACCCCGGGCGAGTACTACGGGGTGGCCAACCTGCACGAGTTCCAGACGCTGATGTACCGCCCGCTGTACTGGTACGGCACCGGAGGCCGGCCGACGGTCGACTACGAGCGCAGCCTCGCCGAGCCCCCGCGGTGGAGCGAGGACGGCCGCACGGCGACGATCACGATCAAGCCCTACACGTGGTCGAACGGCGAGACGGTCAACGCCGACAACGTGATGCTGTGGATGCACCTGCTGGAGGCCGAGAAGGACCGCTTCGGGGGGTACACGCCCGGCTTCTTCCCGGACAACCTGACCGGCTACGAGAAGGTCGCCGAGGACGAGGTGAGCTTCACCTTCGACCGCGCCTACTCCCGCAACTGGGTGCTGATGAACCAGTTCAGCACCATCACCCCGCTGCCGAAGGCCTGGGACCGCACCGCCGACGACCGGCCGGCCGACGCCACCCACGACCCGTCCCAGGCCTCCGCCGTCTACGCGTACCTGCGGGCCTGCAACGACGAACGCAAGGGATGGGACACCAGCCCCGTCTGGAGCGTGGTCAACGGACCCTGGAAGCTGAGCAGTTACACCATCGACGGGGTCTCGGGCGACGCCGTCCTGGTTCCCAACGAGAGCTACTCCGGCGCCGACAAGCCCTACCTGGACGAGTTCCGGCTGGTGCCCACCGGCTCGGACACCGAGCAGTACGAGATGCTCCGCCGCGGCCCCGCGGCACTGGACGGCGTACAGATCGGCTTCCTGCCCTTCGACGAGGTCACCGAGCCGGCCGAGGACCCGGTGGCCGGCGGGCCCAACCCGCTCGGCGAGCACTACGACCTCGTCCCCCAGCTCACCTACAAGATCCATTACTTCCCGATCAACTTCAACAACCCCACCGTCGCCGGAAAGATCTTCAAGCAGCTCTACTTCCGCCAGGCACTGCAGTCCTGCCTCGACTCCCGCGGGGCCATCCGCGACGTCTACAAGGGCTACGGCTACCCGACCACCGGGCCCGTCCCGGTCCTGCCGGACAGCCCGCTGCTCTCACCCGCCGCGCACGAGGACCCGTACCCCTTCGACGTCGGGGCGGCCCGCGCCTTCCTGACCGAGAACGGCTGGGACACCAGCACCACCCCCGCCACCTGCCTCCGCGAGGGCACCGGGCCCGGAGAGGCGGGCGAGGGCATCCCGGCCGGCACCCCGCTGCGGTTCTCGATGCGCTACGCCCAGGGGCACGAGACCCTCACCGCGGTCATGCGCAAGTTCGCCGCCGACGCCGCCGAGGCGGGCATCGAGATCGTGCTGACCGAGGTCGAGGCGAGCGTCCTGGTCCTGGAGGACACCACCTGCACCCCCGGCCCCGACAGCCCCTGCCTGTGGGAGTTCAGCGACTGGAACGGCGGCTGGGGCTACGGACCCGGCTTCTACCCGACCGGCGAGGCCCTCTACTCGACCGGCTCCTCGGTGAACTTCGGCAGCTACAGCGACCCGAAGGCGGACGAGCTGATCGCCCGCACCGTGGTCAGCGACGACCTGGAGGACCTGTACGCCTACCAGGACTACATCGCGCAGCAGGTCCCGGTCGTCTGGATGCCCAACTTCCCCTTCCGTCTGCTGGAGGTGGCCAACAACCTGAAGGGCGTGGCTCCGGTCAACCCCTTCGGACTGATCACCCCCGAGGACTGGTACTACGTCGGCGAGGTGCTCTGATGTACCAGCGGCTGATCGGACTCCTCGACAGCAGCCAGGCCCGCTACCGGCTGATCGACCACGTGGCCGAGGGCCGGACCGATCTGGCGAGCGTCCTGCGCGGCCACCCGCTGGAGCAGGCCGCCAAGTGCATCGTCGTCCGCGTGAGCATCACCAAGCGGGTCGGCAAGTACGTGCTCGCGGTGGTGCCCGGTGACCGGCAGGTCGACCTGGAGGCGGTCGGGGCACTGTTCGGCGGCGGGCGGACCGCGTTCGCCACGCCCGAGATCGCCGAGCGCCTGGCCGGCAGTGTCTGCGGCACGGTGATGCCGCTCAGCTTCCACCCCGACCTGCACCTCGTCGTCGACGAGGGGCTCGTCCTCACCGAAGAGATCTACTTCAACGCGGCCCGCCTGGACCGCTCCGTGGCCCTGTCCACCCCCGACTACCTGGCCATCGCCCAGCCGCAGCTCGCGGCGATCGCGACGGCAGGCGACCGGGTCCTGACCCACTCAGCGAGGTGACCGAGATGACCGACGACACCAACCCGGCCGACGACGGCGTGGTGATCCTGGTCGGCAGCGGACAGCGCGCCTACCGCGAGTACCTGCTCGCGGGGGCCGCCCGGCGCCGCCCGATCTGGATCCTGGACGCGGTCGACCCGACCTGGCAGGAGCAGTACGTACTCGGCTCCACCACGGTGGAACTGCTCGACCGCGCCCGCCTGGTGCCCGACACGGAAGGCCTGGTCAAAGCCGCCGAGGCGGTCGCCGCCGAGCACCGTGTGGTCGGTGTGTTCAGCTACGACGAGACGCTGGTGGTGACCTGCGCACTGATCGCCGAGCGGCTCGGACTGCCCGGCCTGACCTCGCGCGGCGCCGACAACTGCCGCAACAAGCACAACACCCGGCAGCTGCTCACCGCCGCCGGACTGCCCCAGCCGCGCTTCGCCTACGTGACCGACGCCGGGACGGCCCTCGCCACCGCCGACTCCTTCGGCTATCCGGTCGTCCTCAAGCCCCGCGGCATGGGCGCGAGCATCGGCGTCATCCGGGTCGACGGCCCGGAGGGCGTCCGCGAGGCCTTCGAGGTCGCCGACGCCGCCGGCCGCGGCGGGAACAGCGACTACGAGGGCGGCGCACTGGTCGAGGAGTGCGTCATGGGCCCCGAGATCAGCATCGACGGACTGGTCTTCGACGGCGACTGGACCCCGCTCTTCCTCGCGCGCAAGGAGGTGGGCCTCGCGCCGTACTTCGAGGAGACCGGCCACGTGGTCAGCGCCACCGACCCGCTGCTCGCCGACGCGGAGCTGCTGGGCGTCCTGCGGGACGCCCACCGGGAACTGGGCATCGATTACGGGATCACCCACACCGAGGTGAAGCTCACCACCCGCGGCCCGGTGATCATCGAGGTGAACGCCCGCCTCGGCGGCGACCTCATCCCCTACCTCGGCAGCCTCGCCACCGGCGTGGAGCCCGGGGAGCTGGCCGCGGACGTGGCCGCCGGCGTCCGCCCCGAGTGGACCCCGACCGAGTCCCGCACCGTCGGGATCCGCTTCCTGTACCCGCCGGAGAACGGAACGGTCCGCTCGGTCGACGTACCCGCCCCCACGGACGTACCGGGACTGCTGGAGACGAACGTGATGGTGGCGCCCGGGGTGACCCTGCTCCTGCCGCCCGAGGGCTACCTCAGCCGGTACGCCAACCTGATCTGCGCCGGGGACACCTTCCTGAGCTGCGAGGAGTCCCTCGCCAAAGCGGCCGCACTGACCACCGTCGTCCTCGCCGGCTGACCCGCCGGCCCAACGAGAACCGAAGGGAGGGGTGTGATGCCGACGAGGGTGACGGTAGTGGGCGGCGGAGTGATCGCCCTGCTCACGGCGGTCGAGTGCGTGCTCGACGGACACAAGGTCACGGTCGTGGACCAAGGCCCCATCCCGCA encodes:
- a CDS encoding ATP-grasp domain-containing protein, which codes for MKLLAIEASQNATYYVSRYQQIEALGAEVHVLNGIGTEDFWDADRYRIAGSKHIEDIVTAAKSWHAEEEFEGVLTFSESGVVTVAVVTEALGLPSIGFEAARTSRNKLLMRQAHERGGAAHPGFRYAPDVEAALTAGEELGYPLILKPTLGAASNFVFKVDDPEEMRARFADATSGIETMTWALMEADGLDLGPHGIIVEGYLDGHEHLIEALAWDDEVYLGSIVDRITVESGTFDDDVHHAPSSLTPEQIAAVHEVVRDAAHAQGLRRSVLHAEVRFHQGRPFILEIAIRPGGGGLDHMARISAGHDPIRCVADVARGIRPDVSHYAPTGVHTAAMCLISGAGTVESIEVPTEVAEDPALFFLKITATAGTVVKRPPAGNNILGFIGATGTSLTEALTTAHVAAGRIRTEMRPEHG
- a CDS encoding ATP-grasp domain-containing protein, giving the protein MTDDTNPADDGVVILVGSGQRAYREYLLAGAARRRPIWILDAVDPTWQEQYVLGSTTVELLDRARLVPDTEGLVKAAEAVAAEHRVVGVFSYDETLVVTCALIAERLGLPGLTSRGADNCRNKHNTRQLLTAAGLPQPRFAYVTDAGTALATADSFGYPVVLKPRGMGASIGVIRVDGPEGVREAFEVADAAGRGGNSDYEGGALVEECVMGPEISIDGLVFDGDWTPLFLARKEVGLAPYFEETGHVVSATDPLLADAELLGVLRDAHRELGIDYGITHTEVKLTTRGPVIIEVNARLGGDLIPYLGSLATGVEPGELAADVAAGVRPEWTPTESRTVGIRFLYPPENGTVRSVDVPAPTDVPGLLETNVMVAPGVTLLLPPEGYLSRYANLICAGDTFLSCEESLAKAAALTTVVLAG
- a CDS encoding cupin domain-containing protein, which produces MLTKPLDREGLTHENGLDAQRLLPWPELNAPFEGSWCVIRPGTASTPHAHHEYEIFIAVAGTAVLESQGVRRPFTTGDIVHFTPGTDHRVINESGEDFEMYSVWWDLDMTQRFAARHEGVQA
- a CDS encoding class I tRNA ligase family protein — protein: MTRRTVIIAPPPTPNGDLHTGHLAGPYLAGDVYARYLRASDRPVIFTSGTDDSQTYVVASAARAGLTPEELALRSATQIRATLEAAGISVDGFAPFDKGYRQTVIDFVTDLHSEGAFKLRTVLLPYVEATGEYLMEGLVAGDCPVCLVESRGGLCESCGHPNNFDELLRPRSTTDPEAVVTHREAQILVLPMEEYRDRLADYYVRHRDVLRPHTAQLVREALDRPLPDFPITYPTAWGIPAPFTETPGQVLNAWAEGMAASMYCTWYAAEQLGEHTDRFDEHWLSEHGIDLVYFLGFDNVYFWGMTHLALLMAHGDRYVEPHAIVSNEFYELENQKFSTSKGHVVWAADLVAEVPRDLVRFYLALTAPEHSRTNFSREALDSLSGSRLVDPWNRLAGRLDALLAGVPADALLPVSGTGAREAGIVVERFRSHYELESFSLHRAADLIVVHLDRLLKQADRVVAGVPSDLGDLVLAVRTLTACAAPLLVDLAARAERAGADLSLPAGGFPADPVAPLRLPLLSTTALAFAPLAEPADIRA
- a CDS encoding MFS transporter, with product MSTIAPPRPNRAERLLIPATFITNLGNGIQLTAASYLVFTEANTMLAVSWLMIAVTIPQVALSLFFGKLADRFDRRTLAMISDLASAAAAIGLPVWLALGGNPSTVSYVASFVLSISAALFFPASNALIKERIPESRLAQFNGNAEIAIQAGTLASAALGGWVIVWVGTTSLFYFNAITFLLSAALLFFIGRRPAGQGTSAPEAAAKAAAAVAASGSRPPLARLALLYIIGNIVIIVGNSIMLVLVIEGFKSNAGYLGIVDALFGIGALFAAWAFKKISSKATVLKTALIGYLAFAVLLSLESVHLYAMMAVIPFAAIAFCVARISARTALMSAAPEEKTGFVFGATNAFGLAAGTTAVVLISLLVDSTHVKNGFYALSALVVVISTLTVISLRKHDREVAAAAETVSEPAAEVTEAAEPVPAKV
- a CDS encoding ABC transporter substrate-binding protein, which encodes MTAPTTPLRGGSVTWACTSGFSPVFIFPFTPGEYYGVANLHEFQTLMYRPLYWYGTGGRPTVDYERSLAEPPRWSEDGRTATITIKPYTWSNGETVNADNVMLWMHLLEAEKDRFGGYTPGFFPDNLTGYEKVAEDEVSFTFDRAYSRNWVLMNQFSTITPLPKAWDRTADDRPADATHDPSQASAVYAYLRACNDERKGWDTSPVWSVVNGPWKLSSYTIDGVSGDAVLVPNESYSGADKPYLDEFRLVPTGSDTEQYEMLRRGPAALDGVQIGFLPFDEVTEPAEDPVAGGPNPLGEHYDLVPQLTYKIHYFPINFNNPTVAGKIFKQLYFRQALQSCLDSRGAIRDVYKGYGYPTTGPVPVLPDSPLLSPAAHEDPYPFDVGAARAFLTENGWDTSTTPATCLREGTGPGEAGEGIPAGTPLRFSMRYAQGHETLTAVMRKFAADAAEAGIEIVLTEVEASVLVLEDTTCTPGPDSPCLWEFSDWNGGWGYGPGFYPTGEALYSTGSSVNFGSYSDPKADELIARTVVSDDLEDLYAYQDYIAQQVPVVWMPNFPFRLLEVANNLKGVAPVNPFGLITPEDWYYVGEVL
- a CDS encoding YbaK/EbsC family protein, whose amino-acid sequence is MYQRLIGLLDSSQARYRLIDHVAEGRTDLASVLRGHPLEQAAKCIVVRVSITKRVGKYVLAVVPGDRQVDLEAVGALFGGGRTAFATPEIAERLAGSVCGTVMPLSFHPDLHLVVDEGLVLTEEIYFNAARLDRSVALSTPDYLAIAQPQLAAIATAGDRVLTHSAR
- the ddaH gene encoding dimethylargininase; translated protein: MAEVARRTATRRHYLMCRPTHFEVTYTINPWMDPRKPMDAGLALAQWERVRDLYLGFGHQVSFIDPVPGLPDMVFSANGATVVDGKVLIAKFRHQERAAEADAYRAWFEEHGHCGLRVPEYVNEGEGDFAPAGRRILAGAGFRSDPGAVAELRAFFGLPVTGLTLTDPRFYHLDTALFVLDDDLVAYYPAAFSEESQEELRRLYPDAVIATREDADAFGLNAVSDGLNVVVTETATHLIGELRERGFEVHGVDMSELLKAGGAVKCITQEIRRP
- a CDS encoding SidA/IucD/PvdA family monooxygenase encodes the protein MAHRNVELLAVGAGPANLALAVAVEELAPELAGDTLLIEREQDIVWQRGMLLPDALSQVSFLKDLVTMRNPCSRFSFVNFLHSQERLDAFVNLASFVPYRSEISEYLQWVADELESVKVEYGRECKGVEAVTGDDGELAGWLVTLADGDTIGCRYLVIGAGRDAHVPAVFDALPAERVIHSTQYTQRIAGVRADLPHRVAVIGGAQSAAELFGAALRDLPECRPTMIMRSIGLNGYESSKFTNELYYTSFIDEFYGSSPEARQQLLGEMYRSNYGGLSPATLDGLYRQFYQDRRSGQERLGMHAMTDVTGARMDGEEVVLTLVDRKSGAEREMRTDLVLLGTGFVREMPWAVKALARSIGVEEINVSRSYRLDLGRPATAACYLQGVNEATHGIADSLLSVLAGRSAEITQDILAHRRARTAEVPAARELAFAGAV